One genomic region from Haloterrigena gelatinilytica encodes:
- a CDS encoding DUF371 domain-containing protein, whose protein sequence is MEEVIRASGHENVSAEHASTFEVTTDDYLTPAGDCILAVEADRAPADFDPEFVEACRDREATIAFTIDAGGYTETVEGRGDPDLEFTNERSAVGRTSDYVDDRTIMNGAAFAAEGFDRDLVEALADGAEVTVTISVE, encoded by the coding sequence ATGGAAGAAGTCATCCGCGCCAGCGGTCACGAGAACGTCTCCGCGGAGCACGCGAGCACGTTCGAGGTAACGACCGACGACTACCTCACTCCCGCCGGGGACTGCATCCTCGCCGTTGAGGCCGACCGTGCGCCCGCTGACTTCGATCCCGAGTTCGTCGAGGCCTGCCGGGACCGCGAGGCCACGATCGCGTTCACGATCGACGCAGGCGGCTATACGGAGACCGTCGAGGGGCGCGGCGATCCCGACCTCGAGTTCACTAACGAGCGCAGCGCAGTCGGACGGACGAGCGACTACGTCGACGACCGGACGATCATGAACGGCGCGGCGTTCGCGGCCGAGGGGTTCGATCGGGACCTCGTCGAGGCGCTGGCCGACGGCGCCGAGGTAACGGTGACGATCAGCGTCGAGTGA
- a CDS encoding alkaline phosphatase family protein, whose product MGLFDRLRGDDAPRVAFIGVDGVPYSLLSENEELFPNFAAIADEGTAGEISSIVPPESSACWPSLTTGVNPGETGVYGFQDREVGTYDTYVPMGREVQADRVWDRVQEDGRKATVLNVPVTFPPQRNVQRMVSGFLSPGLEKAAYPDDVRDYLETLDYRIDVNPKLGHQEDKSEFIEDAHATVDARFEAFKHYIEEDDWDLFFGVFMTTDRVNHFLFKDYERDGEYKDEFIDFYRKVDDYIGRLRDALPDDVTMIVASDHGFTSLDYEVHFNEWLREEGWLSFKTDDPEELGDIADDTKAYSFIPGRFYINLEGREPRGSVPEDEYDEVRDQLKADLEALEGPDGNKVVERVVEKEEAFRGDHDDIAPDLVAIPNKGFDLKSGFKADSDIFTSGPRNGMHSFDNTSLYIDTPEATIGDADLFDITPTILDLLEVDYGRGEFDGASLL is encoded by the coding sequence ATGGGTCTGTTCGATCGACTGCGGGGCGACGACGCCCCCCGTGTCGCGTTTATTGGGGTCGACGGCGTGCCGTATAGTCTCCTCTCGGAGAACGAAGAACTGTTCCCGAACTTCGCCGCGATCGCCGACGAAGGGACGGCCGGTGAGATCTCGAGCATCGTTCCGCCCGAGTCCAGCGCCTGCTGGCCGTCGCTGACGACCGGGGTCAACCCCGGCGAGACCGGCGTTTACGGCTTTCAGGACCGCGAGGTCGGCACCTACGACACCTACGTCCCGATGGGACGGGAGGTCCAGGCCGACCGCGTCTGGGACCGCGTCCAGGAGGACGGCCGCAAGGCGACGGTGCTGAACGTCCCCGTCACCTTCCCGCCCCAGCGCAACGTCCAGCGGATGGTCTCCGGATTCCTCTCGCCGGGGCTGGAGAAGGCGGCCTACCCCGACGACGTCCGCGACTACCTCGAGACGCTGGACTACCGGATCGACGTCAACCCGAAACTCGGCCACCAGGAGGACAAATCGGAGTTCATCGAGGACGCCCACGCGACGGTCGACGCGCGCTTCGAGGCCTTCAAACACTACATCGAGGAGGACGACTGGGACCTCTTCTTCGGCGTCTTCATGACGACCGACCGGGTCAACCACTTCCTCTTTAAGGACTACGAGCGCGACGGCGAGTACAAGGACGAGTTCATCGACTTCTATCGGAAGGTCGACGACTACATCGGTCGGCTCCGCGACGCGCTGCCCGATGACGTCACCATGATCGTCGCCTCCGACCACGGCTTCACCAGCCTCGACTACGAGGTCCACTTCAACGAGTGGCTCCGAGAGGAGGGCTGGCTCTCCTTCAAGACCGACGACCCCGAGGAACTCGGCGACATCGCCGACGACACCAAGGCCTACTCGTTCATTCCGGGTCGGTTCTACATCAACCTCGAGGGTCGGGAACCGCGCGGCTCCGTCCCCGAGGACGAGTACGACGAGGTCCGCGACCAGCTCAAGGCCGATCTGGAAGCGCTCGAGGGCCCCGACGGCAACAAGGTCGTCGAGCGCGTCGTCGAGAAGGAGGAAGCCTTCCGCGGCGACCACGACGACATCGCGCCGGACCTGGTCGCGATCCCGAACAAGGGCTTCGACCTCAAGTCCGGGTTCAAGGCCGATTCGGACATCTTCACGAGCGGCCCGCGAAACGGCATGCACAGCTTCGACAACACGTCGCTGTACATCGACACGCCCGAAGCCACGATCGGCGACGCCGACCTCTTCGACATCACGCCGACCATTCTCGACCTGCTCGAGGTCGACTACGGCCGCGGCGAGTTCGACGGCGCGAGCCTGCTCTAG
- a CDS encoding inorganic diphosphatase, whose protein sequence is MVNLWEDLETGPNPPEEIYAVVECLKGERNKYEYEKDIPGVVLDRVLHSNVHYPSDYGFIPQSYYDDEDPFDVLVLVEDQTFPGCVIEARPVALMKMDDDGEQDDKVIAVPSEDPRYDHIEDLDDIPQQQLDEIDEFFATYKNLEEGKEVETQGWEDKQAAYDAIEHAQELYEENF, encoded by the coding sequence ATGGTCAACCTCTGGGAAGACCTCGAGACCGGACCGAATCCGCCAGAAGAGATCTACGCCGTCGTGGAGTGTCTCAAGGGCGAGCGAAACAAGTACGAGTACGAGAAGGACATCCCGGGCGTCGTCCTCGACCGCGTGCTCCACAGCAACGTCCACTATCCGAGCGACTACGGTTTCATCCCGCAGTCCTACTACGACGACGAGGACCCCTTCGACGTGCTCGTCCTCGTCGAGGATCAGACGTTCCCCGGCTGCGTCATCGAAGCCCGTCCCGTCGCGCTGATGAAGATGGACGACGACGGCGAGCAGGACGACAAGGTCATCGCGGTCCCCAGCGAGGATCCGCGCTACGACCACATCGAAGATCTCGACGACATCCCCCAGCAGCAACTCGACGAGATCGACGAGTTCTTCGCGACCTACAAGAACTTGGAGGAAGGCAAGGAAGTCGAGACGCAGGGCTGGGAGGACAAGCAGGCCGCCTACGACGCGATCGAACACGCACAGGAGCTCTACGAGGAGAACTTCTAG
- a CDS encoding PadR family transcriptional regulator: protein MSEAQSITGEQSIARELTAFQTNILTILAKEPMYGLAIKRELEDYYGTEVNHGRLYPNLDELVDLGLVEKSELDKRTNQYSLTDDGYDAVLDGVQWSLSKIVTDDERADEIRDIVENSY from the coding sequence ATGTCAGAGGCACAATCAATCACCGGCGAACAGAGTATTGCACGCGAACTCACCGCGTTCCAGACCAACATCCTCACGATCCTGGCCAAAGAGCCGATGTACGGCCTGGCGATCAAGCGCGAACTCGAGGACTACTACGGAACGGAAGTAAACCACGGGCGTCTCTACCCGAACCTCGACGAACTCGTCGACCTCGGGCTGGTCGAGAAGAGCGAACTCGACAAGCGAACCAACCAGTACTCGCTGACCGACGACGGCTACGACGCCGTCCTCGACGGCGTCCAGTGGTCGCTCTCGAAGATCGTCACCGACGACGAGCGCGCCGACGAGATCCGCGACATCGTCGAGAACAGCTACTAA
- a CDS encoding DUF7108 family protein, translated as MTDSNESLAETGADSDDGAGDLETTELPADVVDEAERLTRIARETPDENEAEARRERRATLLSEYDFTARVRDDDGGDTLVLHPAEWHDSERGVIRTDRIADLSRAVEIPLEGTGDPDDWNDVAARNRELVERVRENHGDVHGDNAATLADFASNHYAKPIAELTDAELREFRTEYFVRNAWPSAEQRDAIAESIELISETADRSVPDRRGR; from the coding sequence ATGACCGACTCGAACGAATCGCTCGCCGAAACCGGCGCCGACTCCGACGACGGAGCCGGCGACCTCGAGACCACGGAACTTCCTGCAGACGTCGTCGACGAGGCCGAACGGCTCACGCGGATCGCGCGCGAGACGCCCGACGAGAACGAGGCCGAAGCGCGCAGGGAGCGGCGCGCGACGCTTCTCTCCGAGTACGATTTCACCGCCCGGGTTCGCGACGACGACGGCGGCGACACCCTCGTCCTCCATCCCGCGGAGTGGCACGACAGTGAACGGGGCGTCATCCGGACCGACCGGATCGCCGACCTCTCGCGCGCGGTCGAGATCCCCCTCGAAGGGACGGGCGATCCGGACGACTGGAACGACGTCGCGGCGCGCAACCGGGAGCTCGTCGAGCGCGTCCGCGAGAACCACGGCGACGTCCACGGCGACAACGCCGCGACGCTCGCCGATTTCGCGAGCAACCACTACGCGAAGCCGATCGCGGAGCTCACGGACGCGGAGCTCCGGGAGTTCCGTACCGAGTACTTCGTGAGAAATGCGTGGCCGTCCGCCGAACAGCGGGACGCGATCGCGGAATCGATCGAGCTGATCTCCGAGACGGCCGATCGTTCGGTCCCCGACCGCCGGGGCCGATAA
- the rnhA gene encoding ribonuclease HI: MPVIECDVETARARLEEAGVSVESGNTDHERWRASRGSATAVAYDEKVVIQGSNPRDLEALLREGGGRAHVYFDGGSRGNPGPAAIGWVIVTGDGIVAEDGETIGTATNNQAEYEALIAGLEAARDYGYDEVHVRGDSELIVKQVRGEYDTNNPELREKRVTVHELLGAFDEWTLEYVPREVNDRADGLVNEALDAA, encoded by the coding sequence ATGCCGGTCATCGAGTGCGACGTCGAGACGGCTCGAGCACGACTCGAGGAAGCAGGGGTGTCGGTCGAGTCCGGAAACACGGATCACGAGCGTTGGCGGGCGAGCCGCGGCTCCGCGACGGCCGTCGCCTACGACGAGAAGGTCGTCATCCAGGGATCGAACCCGCGGGACCTCGAGGCGCTGTTGCGCGAGGGCGGCGGGCGCGCGCACGTCTACTTCGACGGCGGCTCGCGCGGGAACCCCGGCCCGGCCGCGATCGGCTGGGTGATCGTCACCGGCGACGGGATCGTCGCCGAGGACGGCGAGACGATCGGAACGGCGACCAACAATCAGGCCGAGTACGAGGCGCTGATCGCCGGCCTCGAGGCCGCTCGCGACTACGGCTACGACGAGGTCCACGTCCGCGGCGACTCCGAACTGATCGTCAAGCAGGTCCGCGGCGAGTACGACACCAACAACCCCGAGCTCCGCGAGAAGCGCGTCACCGTCCACGAACTGCTCGGCGCGTTCGACGAATGGACCCTCGAGTACGTCCCGCGCGAGGTCAACGACCGCGCGGACGGGCTCGTGAACGAGGCGCTGGACGCGGCCTGA
- a CDS encoding transcription initiation factor IIB — protein MTRSTRQRERTRETDETEDQEGVRACPECESDNLVKDSDRGELICEDCGLVVEEEKIDPGPEWRAFNHQERQEKSRVGAPTTQTMHDKGLTTTIDWKDKDAYGRSISSKKRSQMHRLRKWQERIRTKDAGERNLQFALSEIDRMASALGVPRSVREVASVIYRRALKEDLIRGRSIEGVATSALYAACRKEGIPRSLEEISEVSRVERKEIGRTYRYISQELGLEMRPVDPKKYVPRFCSELELSEEVQTKANEIIEKTAEEGLLSGKSPTGYAAAAIYAASLLCNEKKTQREVADVAQVTEVTIRNRYQEQIEAMGIHG, from the coding sequence ATGACACGGTCCACCCGCCAGCGGGAGCGAACGCGTGAGACGGACGAGACCGAGGATCAGGAAGGGGTACGCGCTTGCCCCGAGTGTGAATCGGACAATCTCGTAAAGGACTCCGACCGGGGTGAGCTCATCTGTGAAGACTGTGGGCTCGTCGTGGAGGAGGAAAAAATTGACCCCGGCCCGGAGTGGCGGGCGTTCAATCATCAGGAGCGACAGGAGAAGTCCCGCGTCGGCGCGCCGACGACCCAGACGATGCACGACAAGGGACTGACGACGACCATCGACTGGAAGGACAAAGACGCCTACGGTCGCTCCATCTCCTCGAAGAAGCGCAGTCAGATGCACCGACTGCGCAAGTGGCAGGAACGCATCCGTACCAAAGACGCCGGGGAGCGGAATCTGCAGTTCGCGCTCAGCGAGATCGACCGGATGGCCTCCGCGCTCGGGGTCCCTCGGTCCGTCCGCGAGGTCGCCTCAGTCATCTATCGCCGCGCGCTGAAGGAAGACCTCATCCGTGGCCGCTCGATCGAAGGCGTGGCCACCTCCGCGCTGTACGCCGCCTGTCGGAAGGAAGGCATCCCGCGCTCCCTCGAGGAAATCTCGGAAGTCTCTCGCGTCGAACGCAAAGAGATCGGTCGCACGTATCGGTACATCTCGCAGGAACTCGGTCTCGAGATGCGCCCCGTCGACCCGAAAAAGTACGTCCCCCGCTTCTGTTCCGAACTCGAACTCTCCGAGGAAGTCCAGACCAAGGCCAACGAGATCATCGAGAAGACCGCCGAGGAAGGGCTCCTCTCGGGCAAGTCGCCCACCGGCTACGCGGCCGCCGCGATCTACGCCGCCTCGCTGCTCTGTAACGAGAAGAAGACCCAGCGAGAGGTCGCCGACGTCGCGCAGGTCACGGAAGTGACCATCCGGAACCGGTACCAAGAACAGATCGAAGCGATGGGAATCCACGGCTAA
- a CDS encoding DUF4399 domain-containing protein: protein MTRTPTRRQYLTASAVAGITAVAGCGGDSNEDEGPEENETDDEPVENVNYSDPEGELAFVQPEDGAEVSSPVGIEMEVENFELQPVGEDTTAENGAGHLHVIVDEGCVEPEYVIPQEDGFYHLSEGELETELELEPGEHELCAQAGDAQHNAYDMTDEISITVTEGDGGESGNESEDGSGNESDGESNSSDE from the coding sequence ATGACACGAACACCGACGCGACGCCAGTACCTCACCGCAAGCGCTGTGGCCGGAATCACCGCCGTCGCCGGCTGCGGCGGCGACTCAAACGAAGACGAAGGACCCGAAGAGAACGAGACCGACGACGAACCCGTCGAGAACGTCAACTACTCGGATCCGGAGGGCGAGCTCGCGTTCGTCCAACCGGAAGACGGCGCCGAGGTCTCGAGCCCCGTCGGAATCGAAATGGAGGTCGAGAACTTCGAACTGCAGCCGGTCGGCGAGGATACGACGGCCGAGAACGGGGCCGGACACCTCCACGTGATCGTCGACGAGGGCTGCGTCGAACCGGAGTACGTGATTCCCCAGGAAGACGGCTTTTACCACCTCTCGGAGGGCGAACTCGAGACCGAACTCGAACTCGAGCCGGGGGAGCACGAGCTCTGTGCCCAGGCCGGTGACGCCCAGCACAACGCCTACGACATGACCGACGAGATCTCGATCACGGTCACCGAGGGCGACGGCGGGGAGAGCGGAAACGAAAGCGAAGACGGCAGCGGAAACGAATCCGACGGCGAGAGCAACTCCAGCGACGAGTAA
- the gfcR gene encoding transcriptional regulator GfcR: MKNVDDLIESAAELAARGLSKGEIADELNVSRETASWLVERSDATTQPSDRPQNGAASPSGPQDIHVDWSAIGRDSKRMGAIAEAMADMLAKHGEDVDLTIGIEKAGGPIATLVARELETDLGTYTPAKHQWEEGDIDELGGTFSRNFAGIRDRECYIVDDTITSGTTMRETIEAIRAEGGEPLACVVLADKQGVEELEGVPVYSLLQVISVGKEE; encoded by the coding sequence ATGAAAAACGTCGACGACCTCATCGAGAGCGCGGCCGAGCTCGCAGCCCGGGGCCTCTCGAAGGGAGAGATCGCGGACGAACTGAACGTCTCCCGGGAGACGGCGAGCTGGCTCGTCGAGCGCAGCGACGCGACGACACAGCCCAGCGACCGACCGCAGAACGGCGCCGCGAGCCCCAGCGGCCCCCAAGACATCCACGTCGATTGGTCGGCCATCGGCCGGGACAGCAAACGCATGGGCGCGATCGCGGAGGCGATGGCCGACATGCTCGCCAAACACGGCGAGGACGTCGACCTGACGATCGGCATCGAGAAGGCCGGCGGCCCCATCGCGACGCTGGTCGCCCGGGAACTCGAGACCGACCTGGGAACGTACACTCCCGCGAAACACCAGTGGGAGGAGGGCGACATCGATGAGTTAGGCGGTACGTTCAGCCGGAACTTCGCGGGCATCCGCGACCGCGAGTGCTACATCGTCGACGACACGATCACCAGCGGCACGACGATGCGCGAGACCATCGAGGCCATCCGCGCGGAGGGCGGCGAGCCGCTGGCCTGCGTGGTCCTCGCGGACAAGCAGGGCGTCGAGGAACTCGAGGGCGTCCCCGTCTACTCGCTGTTGCAGGTCATCAGCGTCGGCAAGGAGGAGTGA
- a CDS encoding glucose 1-dehydrogenase — translation MKAIAVEPGAGTPSLIDLPVPEPAPGEALVRTLRVGVDGTDDEVIAGGHGGVPDGDDRLVLGHEAVGVVEDPNGTDLEEGQYVVPTVRRPPPDVETNVYFERGEPDMAPEGAYVERGIVGAHGFMAEYFTSPADCLVPISADLAPVGFLVEPISITEKAIEHAAAARSAFDWQPESVLVLGNGSLGLLTAAMFRTTMGYDRVYCLGRRDRPHPSIAILDELDVTYIDSRETSVPEIPEVYEPMDVVYEATGYAKHAFESIEALAPNGVAALLGVPGDWSFEVDGGRLHREMVLHNKAVVGSVNSNRDHFASAIDTLAGLPSWVIEDVVSGVYGLEEYERAFSDPTDDATADDDTTIKTAVEFSNI, via the coding sequence ATGAAGGCTATCGCAGTCGAGCCCGGGGCGGGGACGCCGTCGTTGATCGACTTACCCGTTCCCGAACCAGCCCCCGGCGAAGCGCTCGTTCGGACGCTCCGCGTCGGCGTCGACGGCACCGACGACGAGGTCATCGCCGGCGGTCACGGCGGCGTCCCCGACGGCGACGACCGCCTCGTCCTCGGTCACGAGGCCGTCGGCGTCGTCGAAGATCCCAACGGCACCGACCTCGAGGAGGGCCAGTACGTCGTCCCGACGGTGCGACGACCGCCGCCGGATGTCGAGACGAACGTCTACTTCGAGCGCGGCGAGCCCGACATGGCGCCCGAGGGCGCGTACGTCGAGCGCGGAATCGTCGGCGCCCACGGCTTCATGGCCGAATACTTCACGAGCCCCGCCGACTGCCTCGTACCCATCTCCGCCGACCTCGCGCCGGTCGGCTTCCTCGTCGAGCCGATCAGCATCACCGAGAAGGCCATCGAACACGCCGCCGCGGCGCGGTCGGCGTTCGACTGGCAGCCCGAGTCCGTGCTCGTCCTCGGTAACGGTTCGTTAGGCCTGTTGACGGCGGCGATGTTCCGGACGACGATGGGATACGACCGGGTCTACTGTCTGGGCCGGCGCGACCGACCCCACCCGTCGATCGCCATCCTCGACGAACTCGACGTGACTTACATCGACTCCCGCGAGACGTCGGTCCCGGAGATTCCCGAGGTCTACGAGCCGATGGACGTCGTCTACGAGGCCACCGGCTACGCGAAACACGCGTTCGAGTCGATCGAGGCGCTCGCGCCCAACGGCGTCGCCGCCCTGCTGGGCGTCCCCGGCGACTGGAGCTTCGAGGTCGACGGCGGCCGCCTCCACCGCGAGATGGTCCTGCACAACAAGGCCGTCGTCGGCAGCGTCAACTCGAACCGCGACCACTTCGCGTCGGCCATCGATACGCTGGCCGGCCTGCCGTCGTGGGTCATCGAAGACGTCGTGAGCGGCGTCTACGGCCTCGAGGAGTACGAACGGGCGTTTTCGGACCCGACCGACGACGCGACTGCCGACGACGACACGACTATAAAAACGGCCGTCGAATTCAGTAATATATGA
- a CDS encoding HAD family hydrolase — translation MERYDLVYRLYDEYDTDRLREYQAFVDVFPAIDSRVALEHWQSANEELERRKDEIRGDFAAGETFAEVAARADRDQAFTALDLEAKYGRAVNVLVLDVDETLRSAGGTDNEIPRDTLHVLTEFHEAGVPIVICTGQTLENVKGFAIQGLGSEIVHSGNLSIVYEAGTGVFTPGHGADTKQLLYEELDAEIRDVFDDVRARVLPEAPEDLRRGCHLQGNEFNVTMKPNYETGSAKARETIDAALVYLIDLLADAVGTALEASRDDGEIELAGETVTDWTRAFYADQDPEIRSVLESEGGYPDLDGDAVPEPLTDVLDRIDVAYYEADAAEIGSLELNKVVGVERALDVLGVDDPFSLVMGDSKSDLRVMKWADEHDAGIAAAPEHASQDTLEHVLETDELVFDRGKSVDVLRTVYAMNRLARLD, via the coding sequence ATGGAACGATACGATCTCGTCTATCGGCTCTACGACGAGTACGACACGGACCGGCTGCGGGAGTACCAGGCGTTCGTCGACGTCTTCCCGGCGATCGACTCCCGCGTCGCACTCGAGCACTGGCAGAGCGCCAACGAGGAACTCGAGCGGCGGAAAGACGAGATCCGCGGCGACTTCGCGGCCGGCGAGACGTTCGCGGAGGTCGCCGCCCGCGCCGACCGCGATCAGGCCTTCACCGCGCTGGACCTCGAGGCGAAGTACGGTCGCGCGGTCAACGTCCTCGTGTTGGACGTCGACGAGACGTTGCGCTCTGCGGGGGGAACGGACAACGAGATCCCCCGCGACACGCTCCACGTCCTGACGGAGTTCCACGAGGCGGGCGTTCCGATCGTCATCTGTACCGGCCAGACCTTAGAGAACGTCAAGGGCTTTGCCATCCAGGGGCTGGGCAGCGAGATCGTCCACTCGGGGAACCTCTCGATCGTCTACGAGGCCGGGACGGGCGTGTTCACGCCGGGCCACGGCGCCGACACGAAGCAACTGCTCTACGAGGAGTTAGACGCCGAGATCCGGGACGTCTTCGACGACGTTCGCGCGCGGGTGCTTCCCGAGGCCCCCGAGGACCTCCGGCGGGGCTGTCACCTGCAGGGCAACGAGTTCAACGTCACGATGAAGCCCAACTACGAGACCGGCTCCGCGAAGGCCCGGGAGACCATCGACGCGGCGCTGGTCTACCTGATCGACCTGCTGGCCGACGCCGTCGGCACCGCCCTCGAGGCGTCGCGCGACGACGGAGAGATCGAGCTCGCGGGCGAGACGGTCACCGACTGGACGCGGGCCTTCTACGCCGATCAGGACCCCGAGATCAGGAGCGTCCTCGAGAGCGAGGGCGGCTATCCCGACCTCGATGGCGACGCCGTCCCCGAGCCGCTGACTGACGTCCTCGACCGGATCGACGTCGCCTACTACGAGGCCGACGCGGCCGAGATCGGCAGCCTCGAGTTGAACAAGGTCGTCGGCGTCGAACGCGCGCTGGACGTGTTGGGCGTCGACGATCCGTTCTCGCTCGTGATGGGCGACTCGAAGAGCGACCTGCGCGTGATGAAGTGGGCCGACGAACACGACGCGGGGATCGCCGCCGCACCCGAACACGCCTCCCAGGACACCTTAGAGCACGTCCTCGAGACCGACGAACTCGTCTTCGATCGCGGGAAGAGCGTGGACGTCCTGCGGACGGTGTACGCGATGAACAGACTGGCGCGACTCGACTGA
- a CDS encoding helix-turn-helix domain-containing protein, with protein MTTIAELTLSTDEFALAETLQRLPEMEVRVESVVAEGPVRTMPLVWFSNVDPDAIDEALAADPTVADYQQLLENTDDDEWFYRLQYGEDVGSVCCAVYSNGGTLLDAQVSEGQWTLRLLFPEREELSDAVSAIEEQGARVDVRRMVEAGQDEDLETTAALTEPQQEAIAEAYRQGYYDVPREISLEELANELDISHQALSERLRRANRVLASEQLDEPTGELATE; from the coding sequence ATGACGACGATCGCAGAGCTCACGCTTTCGACCGACGAGTTCGCGCTCGCCGAGACGTTACAGCGACTGCCGGAGATGGAGGTCCGCGTCGAAAGCGTCGTCGCCGAGGGCCCGGTACGGACGATGCCTCTCGTCTGGTTCTCGAACGTCGATCCCGACGCGATCGACGAGGCCCTCGCGGCAGATCCCACCGTCGCCGACTACCAGCAACTCCTCGAGAACACCGACGACGACGAGTGGTTCTACCGCCTCCAGTACGGCGAGGACGTCGGCTCCGTCTGTTGTGCGGTCTACTCCAACGGCGGTACGCTACTCGACGCGCAGGTCAGCGAGGGCCAGTGGACGCTCCGACTGCTCTTCCCCGAGCGCGAGGAGCTCTCCGACGCCGTCTCGGCCATCGAGGAACAGGGGGCTCGCGTCGACGTCCGCCGGATGGTCGAAGCCGGCCAGGACGAGGACCTCGAGACGACCGCGGCGCTGACCGAGCCCCAGCAGGAGGCGATCGCCGAAGCCTACCGCCAGGGCTACTACGACGTCCCGCGGGAGATTTCGCTCGAGGAACTGGCCAACGAACTCGATATCTCTCACCAGGCGTTGTCCGAGCGGCTCCGTCGGGCCAACCGCGTGCTCGCCAGCGAGCAACTCGACGAGCCGACCGGCGAACTCGCGACCGAGTAG
- a CDS encoding dihydrodipicolinate synthase family protein, protein MSHHEPGADDPLDLHGVVPPTVTAFHEDESVDYETTAEHARFVVDRGVHGVFPLGTNGEFPLLTGEERRGVVEAVVDEVGGEVPVIAGVGAPSTYETIAHAEHAESVGADGIVVVTPYYYPVDHEAALTHYRRVAEAVSLPVYVYHIPSKTGNELALETLDELAEIDNLAGVKDSSKNVPWLAQAIDAHPDLTFLAGSDSLLFTGLEIGCSGLVSAVANVFPELVVDVYEAYDDGDEERARELQSRVFDVRDAFKHGGGYMSGVKTALRAREFDAGPLRSPLRLKDENSAAEMRETLADLDVL, encoded by the coding sequence ATGTCACACCACGAACCCGGAGCCGACGACCCGCTGGATCTCCACGGCGTCGTCCCGCCGACGGTCACCGCGTTCCACGAGGACGAATCGGTCGACTACGAGACGACGGCCGAACACGCCCGCTTCGTCGTCGACCGGGGCGTCCACGGCGTCTTCCCGCTGGGAACCAACGGCGAGTTCCCGCTGCTGACCGGCGAGGAACGACGGGGCGTCGTCGAGGCCGTCGTCGACGAAGTCGGCGGCGAGGTGCCCGTCATCGCCGGCGTCGGCGCGCCGAGTACCTACGAGACCATCGCTCACGCCGAACACGCCGAATCCGTCGGCGCCGACGGCATCGTCGTCGTCACGCCCTACTACTATCCGGTCGACCACGAGGCCGCGCTCACCCACTACCGGCGCGTCGCCGAGGCCGTCTCCCTGCCGGTCTACGTCTACCACATCCCCAGCAAGACCGGCAACGAACTCGCCCTCGAGACGCTCGACGAACTCGCCGAGATCGACAACCTCGCGGGCGTCAAGGATTCGAGCAAGAACGTCCCCTGGCTCGCCCAGGCGATCGACGCCCACCCCGACCTGACTTTCCTCGCGGGGTCGGACTCGCTGCTGTTTACTGGGCTGGAGATCGGCTGTTCCGGTCTCGTCAGCGCCGTCGCGAACGTCTTCCCGGAACTCGTCGTCGACGTCTACGAGGCCTACGACGACGGCGACGAGGAGCGCGCCCGCGAACTGCAGAGCCGGGTGTTCGACGTCCGCGACGCGTTCAAACACGGCGGCGGGTACATGTCCGGCGTCAAGACGGCGCTCCGGGCCCGCGAGTTCGACGCCGGCCCGCTCCGGAGTCCCCTCCGGCTGAAAGACGAGAACTCGGCCGCCGAAATGCGCGAAACGCTCGCTGACCTCGACGTGCTGTAA